Proteins encoded in a region of the Zunongwangia endophytica genome:
- a CDS encoding polysaccharide biosynthesis/export family protein, with protein MSRILLFLVLALSLLSTSCISTKKLSYLQEDKASIDSIVDVHRLNKPYRVQVGDLLSIRVKALDQDIVGMFNPVNEGNTDATGEERMYYDGFAVDEHGNIRVPTLGELNVMGYTVEEIREKIENQLLSEYFRAEANIFVTVKLAGIRYTTIGEIGAGSNVLYKERVTIMEAIANAGGISDVGNREDVKILRQYPHGEEVHHIDLTNLDAVKSAYYYIQPNDLIIVDPLPQKSLGAGTTGIESFRTIGTVFSLISTTILLFTRF; from the coding sequence ATGTCTAGAATTTTATTATTCCTAGTGCTTGCGCTATCTTTATTGTCTACTTCCTGTATTTCTACAAAGAAGTTATCTTATCTTCAGGAAGATAAGGCGAGCATTGATAGTATTGTAGATGTACATCGTCTAAATAAACCTTACCGCGTACAAGTTGGCGATCTTCTGAGTATAAGAGTGAAAGCTTTAGATCAGGATATCGTAGGTATGTTTAACCCTGTGAATGAAGGGAATACTGATGCTACCGGAGAAGAAAGAATGTATTACGATGGTTTTGCTGTTGATGAACATGGTAATATTAGAGTACCAACCTTAGGAGAATTGAATGTGATGGGGTATACGGTCGAGGAAATAAGGGAGAAGATAGAAAATCAATTATTATCGGAATATTTTAGAGCAGAGGCGAACATTTTTGTAACTGTAAAGCTTGCGGGAATACGGTATACTACCATTGGAGAAATAGGCGCTGGGAGTAATGTTCTTTATAAAGAGCGAGTTACGATAATGGAAGCGATAGCCAATGCGGGAGGAATTAGCGATGTCGGAAACAGAGAAGATGTGAAGATCTTAAGGCAATATCCCCATGGCGAGGAAGTGCATCATATAGATTTAACGAATTTAGACGCTGTTAAGAGTGCGTACTACTATATTCAGCCTAATGATTTGATCATTGTAGATCCATTACCTCAAAAATCTTTAGGGGCTGGTACAACCGGAATCGAAAGTTTTAGAACCATAGGCACAGTTTTTTCGTTAATTTCAACAACAATCTTATTATTTACTAGGTTTTAA
- a CDS encoding ABC-F family ATP-binding cassette domain-containing protein: protein MNYLSVENIAKSYGERILFTDISFGINEGQKVGFVAKNGTGKTSLLNILAGFDAPDEGNVVYRKNIKTAFLPQEPDLDPNLTVEQTIFSAENEILEIIKRYETALENPSDAEAYQKAFEEMDAAQAWDFETQYKQILFQLKLEDLQKEVKNLSGGQKKRLALANMLLQKPNFIIMDEPTNHLDLDMIEWLEEFFRKENFTIFMVTHDRYFLERVCNEIVELDEGNLYTYKGNYSYYLDKKESRMAMEDINTDKAKQLFKKELDWMRKQPKARTTKSKSRIDDFHEIKDRASKRRKDHQVQLEINMERLGSKMVELHNISKSFEDKLLFENFDYNFQKGERAGIIGKNGTGKSTFLNILTGSLQPDSGKVVVGETIKFGYYTQNGIKVKPGQKVIDVIREFGDFIPLKKGRQISAQQLLERFLFDRKKQYDFVEKLSGGEKKRLYLCTVLIQNPNFLILDEPTNDLDIVTLNVLESFLLDYPGCLLVVSHDRYFMDKIVDHLFVFPGNNKIEDFPGNYSDYRSYEGSIEPAEEKIESPSKDSKTDWKTNSTGSSLNYNEQKEYQKLEKEIAKLEKKKEEVQKKFLQELSGEEVDETSLELENINKQIESKTERWFELMEKMES, encoded by the coding sequence GTGAATTATCTTTCTGTTGAAAATATTGCCAAATCCTATGGCGAACGAATTCTATTTACCGATATCTCCTTTGGAATAAATGAAGGGCAAAAGGTTGGTTTTGTTGCTAAAAACGGAACCGGAAAAACCTCACTTCTAAATATCCTGGCTGGCTTTGATGCTCCAGATGAAGGTAATGTAGTCTATCGTAAGAATATTAAGACTGCGTTTTTACCTCAGGAACCCGACTTAGATCCTAATTTAACGGTAGAACAAACTATCTTTTCTGCGGAAAACGAAATTCTTGAAATCATCAAACGTTATGAAACTGCGTTAGAAAATCCTTCAGATGCGGAAGCTTATCAAAAAGCTTTTGAAGAAATGGATGCGGCACAAGCCTGGGATTTCGAGACTCAGTATAAACAGATTCTTTTTCAGCTAAAATTAGAAGATCTTCAGAAAGAAGTAAAAAATCTTTCGGGCGGACAAAAAAAGCGACTGGCGTTAGCGAATATGCTTTTGCAAAAGCCTAATTTCATTATTATGGATGAGCCTACCAACCATTTAGATCTGGATATGATCGAGTGGCTGGAAGAATTTTTCAGAAAAGAAAATTTCACCATTTTTATGGTTACTCACGACAGGTATTTTCTGGAACGTGTATGTAACGAAATTGTAGAACTAGACGAAGGAAATCTCTATACCTATAAAGGAAACTATTCTTACTACCTGGACAAAAAAGAATCCAGAATGGCGATGGAAGATATCAATACCGATAAAGCCAAACAGCTTTTTAAAAAGGAATTGGATTGGATGCGCAAACAGCCTAAGGCACGTACTACGAAATCAAAATCGAGAATCGACGATTTTCATGAAATAAAAGATCGAGCTTCCAAAAGGCGTAAAGATCACCAAGTGCAACTGGAAATTAACATGGAGCGTCTTGGGAGCAAAATGGTCGAACTCCACAATATTTCTAAAAGTTTCGAAGACAAATTGCTTTTCGAAAATTTCGACTACAATTTTCAGAAAGGAGAACGTGCTGGGATTATTGGTAAAAACGGTACTGGAAAATCGACATTTTTAAATATTCTTACAGGCTCACTTCAGCCAGACAGCGGTAAAGTTGTTGTTGGAGAAACTATCAAATTTGGATATTACACCCAAAATGGCATCAAAGTAAAGCCAGGGCAGAAAGTTATTGATGTAATTCGAGAATTTGGGGATTTTATTCCACTTAAGAAAGGAAGACAAATTTCTGCTCAGCAATTATTGGAGCGCTTTCTATTTGACCGTAAAAAGCAATACGATTTTGTTGAAAAACTAAGCGGTGGCGAGAAAAAGCGATTGTATTTGTGTACCGTTTTAATTCAGAACCCAAACTTTTTAATTCTGGATGAGCCTACTAACGATTTAGATATTGTTACACTTAACGTACTGGAGAGTTTTCTTTTAGATTATCCGGGATGTCTATTGGTCGTTTCTCACGATAGGTATTTTATGGATAAGATCGTAGATCACCTTTTTGTTTTCCCCGGAAATAATAAAATTGAAGATTTCCCTGGTAATTATTCTGATTACCGAAGTTACGAAGGAAGTATTGAACCTGCCGAAGAGAAAATAGAAAGCCCCTCTAAAGACTCCAAAACCGATTGGAAAACGAATAGTACAGGATCTAGTCTGAATTATAACGAACAAAAGGAATATCAAAAATTAGAGAAAGAAATCGCTAAACTTGAAAAAAAGAAAGAAGAAGTTCAGAAAAAATTTCTTCAGGAACTGAGCGGCGAAGAAGTGGATGAAACCTCTTTGGAGTTAGAAAACATCAATAAGCAAATTGAATCGAAAACAGAAAGATGGTTTGAGCTTATGGAGAAAATGGAAAGCTAG